The DNA sequence CTACAGTAATAATCTTTGGTAAAGCAATTTGGGATCCGGTCGAAATCGTAAAACAGTTCGATAGTCCTCTGCTGGTTATCATTGGAACACTTTGTGTAACACTTGCAACTCTTACTACTAATATAGCTGCAAACGTTGTTTCTCCTGCCTATGACTTTGCACACATTGCCCCTAAGATAATTGACTTTAAACGTGGCGCATTAATCACTGGAATTATCGGCATTGCCATGATGCCTTGGAAACTTCTTTCTGATTTTGGATCATATATTTTCGGCTGGCTCGTTGGTTATTCTGCACTACTCGGTCCTATCTGTGCAATCATGCTTGCCGATTATTTCATCATACGGAATCGTGAAATTGATTTAGACCAGATGTTTGTTGAAGACGGTATCTACAGTTATGGTAATGGATACAACGTAAAAGCATTTATCGCCATGGGAGCCGGAATTTTAATGGGCCTCATTGGATTAGTAGTTCCATCTTTGTCCTTTCTTTATAATTATGCATGGTTCGTAGGGTTCTTTACTTCAGGAGTATCCTACGTAGCCCTTATGAAACAAGAAAGACGCGTAGCTGAAGCTTATTAACCCCTGTAAGATAACTGGCCTGCGTCTTTAATGCCGCAGGCCAATAAAAGGACTTCAAATGACATACGATATTATTCTCACAGGCGGATTGGTTGTAACAGCCTCTGACACTTTCAAAGCTGATGTGGCTATTAAAAACGGACAGATTGCTGCTTTAAGTGACAGCTTTGATTGCAAAGCAATAAAGACTATCGACTGTTCAGGGAAATATATTCTACCAGGTGGAATAGATGTTCATACCCATATGGAAATGCCTTTTGGCGGAACGACTTCCAAAGACACTTTTGAAACCGGTTCCATTGCCGCAGCACATGGCGGCACAACGTCAATTGTAGATTTTTGTATTCAGGGCAAAGGGCAGTCCCTGCGAGAAGCTCTTGATGGATGGCATGCAAAAGCTGATGGTAAGTCCTGCATCGACTATGCTTTTCACGTAGCGATAACAGATATGACTGACGAGATTTTAAGTGAGATGCCTGAAATCATTAAACAGGGATATCCCAGCTTTAAGCTTTTCATGGTTTATGACGGATTACGCGTTTCGGACGGAACATTTCTAAAAGCACTCAAGGTCGCCCGGGATAACGGGGGACTGGTCTGCGTGCATGCTGAAAATAATGATGTTGTTGTGAATAATATTGGCGAACTTCTGGCCGAAGGTAAAACAGCGCCAAAATATCATGCTGCTGCCCGACCTCCACTAGCTGAAGGAGAAGCTACAGGACGCGCCTGCAAGTTAGCGAGGATAACAGACGGCCCATTGTACGTTGTACATTTGACCTGTAGCGAATCTCTGGAAGAAGTGGTTCGTGCGCGCAAAGCCGGAGCTTCAGTCATGGCTGAAACTTGTCCGCAATATCTCTATCTTTCAACAGATAATTATGAAGAACCAAATTTCAATGGGGCCAAATACGTGATGAGCCCACCTCTACGCGCTGCGGAGAATCAGGCTCCACTTTGGAACGCTCTTAAAAATGGCGACCTTCAGACTGTTGCTACTGATCATTGTCCTTTTGATTTCAAGGGACAAAAGGAAATGGGCAAAGATGATTTTACGAAAATACCTAACGGAGCCCCAGGAGTAGAACCGCGTATGTCTCTGCTCTATAAAGGAGTTGTTGAAGGTCGTTACTCTTTAAACAAAATGGTCGAAATTGCTTCAACTAATCCGGCAAAAATTATGGGAATGTACCCGCAAAAAGGTGTCATAGCTCCGGGAGCAGACGCTGATATCTGCATTTTTGATCCTGAAAAAAATGGCCCTATTAATCACGCCGAACTGCACGAGAATGTCGATTACACAACATTTGAAGGGATTAACGTTCCTGGACGACCTGTTTCAACTATTTCCGGTGGCAAGCTTATTGTCGACAACCAAAAATGGGTTGGCGAAAAAGGTAAAGGAGGCTTTATTAAGCGCGGCGCACCAATAATTTTATAAAAACAAATTCTATAGACCATCTTAACAATACAATATTCTAGGAGAAATTATCATGCTAAGTAAATTTAATGAACTTTCAGAATCTATGCGCGATGATGTAATCGCTTTCACTCAGAAACTTATTCAGACTCCTTCAATCAGTGGTGAGGAGGAAACTTTAGCGAAATTGACCGTAGAGAAGATGAAAGAGCTCGACTACGATGAAGTTTTTATTGATGACATAGGTAATGTAGTTGGAATCATCAAAGGCGACGGTTCCGGCCCCAGTGTTATGTACAACTCCCACATGGACCACGTTGACCCGGGTGATCTTTCCAACTGGAAGTATGATCCCTACGGCGGTGAAATTGTAGACGGTTATGTTCATGGACGCGCCGCATCTGATGTAAAATCAGGCATGGCTGCTCAGATTTATGCAGGTGCACTACTTAAAAAGGCAGGAGTTCAGCTCAAAGGTGATTTTATTTACACCGGAGTTGTCCAGGAAGAACCTGCCGAGATGTACGGCATGGCCTACCTTTGTAATAATACTTTTAAGGAACGCGATATAACTTTCGATGCCATGATATCCTCTGAAGCAACCTCGATGAACCTTTATCTTGGACATCGCGGACGCATTGAAATGGAAGTTACAACCAAAGGCCGTACCAGCCACGGTTCTGCTCCTTGGCGCGGTGTGAACGCTGTCTACAAAATGATGCCTGTCATTGAAGAAGTGCAGAAACTTTACGAGAATCTGCCTGAAGATAAATTCCTTGGACAAGCATCTCTGGCACTAACCATCATAGATTGTAAACCTGGCTTTTTATCCATTATACCAGATGTCTGCACTGTTGCCCTTGATCGACGTTTAATTCGCGGAGAGACCAAGGAAGATGCGATAGGACAGATTCAGGAAATTTTAGATCGTCTTGCCGCTGCTGACCCTGACTTCAAGGCAGAAGTCAATGTTAGAACAGTTCGTGAAACTTCATACAAGGGAATTTCCGCTGATTGCGAAAAATATATGAATCCATGGGCCATTGAAGAAGATGATGCCATGGTTGTTAAATGTGTTGAAGCTCTAAATGCCATCGGTCAAAAACCAGGATTCGGCAAGTGGGACTTTGGTACTGATGCATCACACATAACTGGTGTGATGGGCATTCCTTCCATTGGATATTCTCCCATGGAAGAAGAGTACGCTCATACTCCTTACGATTGCTGTAAAGTGGACAATATTGTCAAAGCTGTAGCAGGTAATGCTGCAATTGCCATAAAAATAGCTGGTTAATTGGGGGAGATCTAAAATGACTGATGAAGAAAGATATAAAGAAGCTAAGGAAAATGACCGGAAGTATATGATGCATTCCTGGTCAGTTCAGGAAAAGCTTTCCCCAGTCCTTGTTACCGGATGTGAAGGAATCTACTACTGGGACGAAACTGGTAAAAAGTATATGGATTTCGGTTCACAGTTAGTCAACCTGAATATAGGCCACAATCATCCCAAGGTACAACAGGCCATCAAAGATCAGGTTGATGATATTTGTTTTATTGGACCTCAATTCGCCAATGAAACCCGAGGTAAACTGGCTAAAAAAATTATCGAACTTCTTCCTGATAATTTTGGAAAGTGTTTCTTCACTATCGGCGGAGCTGACGCCAATGAAAATGCAATCAAGATGGCCCGTGCCTTTACCGGAAAAACTAAGATTTTTTCACGCTACCGTTCTTACCACGGAGCTACCTACGGAGCTATTTCGCTAAGTGGTGATCCTCGCAGACCCCCTGTAGAGCCGGGTATCCCCGGGGTTGTCCGTTTCTTTGATCCATATTGCTACCGCTGTCCGTTCGGTCATAAATACCCTGACTGCAAAATGGAATGTGCTACCCATCTTGAAGAAATAATCGGTTATGAAAATAAGGATACCTGCGCAGCTGTCCTTGTTGAATCTATCACAGGTACCAATGGTGTTTTTGTGCCGCCGGCTGGATACATGGAAAAATTACGCGAAATCTGCGATCGCAACGACATGCTCCTTATCTGTGATGAGGTCATGACAGGGTTCGGACGCACTGGTAAAATGTTCGGCTTTGAGAATTTCGATATTAAACCGGATATTATCACCATGGCTAAAGGCGTTAACTCCGGTTACGTTCCGCTGGGTGTAGCCTGTGTATCGCAGGAAATTGCCGACTGGTATGAAAGCAACATGCTTTGGTGCGGATTAACTTATTCAGGTCATCCTGTTTCCTGTGCCGCTGCTCTGGCAACCATAGAGGCCTACGAAGAAGAAAAGATCGTTGAGAACTCGGCAGCCTTAGGAGAAGTACTTAAAGAAGAACTCCTTGCCATGAAGGAAAAACATCCAAGTATCGGCGATGTACGCGTAAAAGGCCTCTTCGCCTGTATTGAAACCGTTAAAGACCGTGAAACCCGTGAACCTCTTGTTCCATGGAATGGTGCTCCCGGCGTGATGGGTGAAGTTGCTGCCAAAATGAAAGAACTCGGCGTTACTATGTTCGTGCGCTGGAATTTCATTTTCATTACTCCTCCATTAGTTATTACCAAGGAAGAACTTCTCAAAGGTCTTTCCTGCATATCTGAAGCTCTTAAAATAGCTGATGCAGCTTTGGAGAAATAAATATGAGCATGCAAATTTTCCAAGCTCCTGGAAGAATCATCTTTGGTTGCGGCAGTGTTAACTCCGTAGGTGAAGAATGTGCCAAGTACGGAACTACGGCTCTGGTTGTAACAGGTAAATCCTCTGCCGCTAAAACAGGAATGCTAGACAAGGTATCAGCTTCATTGAAGGAGTCAGGGGTTCTTCCTGTTCTTTTCGCTGAAGTAGAGCAAGATCCAAGTGTTAGTACTGTGAACAAAGGGGTTACTTTTGCCAGAGAAAAGGGATGCGATGTTATCGTAGCTCTTGGCGGAGGGAGCCCTCTTGATGCGGCAAAAGCAATTTCACTATTACTAACAAATAAAGGTGAAATTCAGGATTATGAAGGATTTAAACCTCATAAACACGGGATGCCGCTTATTGCTATCCCCACTACGGCAGGTACCGCCAGTGAAGTAACCCGTTTTACCGTAATCACAGACACTGAACGCAAACTAAAAATGCTTGTTGGTGGAGATGGAATCATCCCTAAGGCGGCCTTGCTCGACCCTGAACTGACTTTGACTATGCCTGCAGGCGTGACTGCTGCGACAGGAATGGATGCTCTAACTCACGCGATTGAGGCATATATATCACGCAGGGCTATGCCTTTGACAGACATTCATGCCATTAAAGCAATCGAGCTTATCGGCGGAAATTTGATTAAAGCTGTGACAGATCCAGAAAATATTATTGCCCGAGAAGCTATGCTTTTAGGACAACTACATGCAGGATTTGCCTTTTCAAACAGCTCGGTGGCGCTAGTTCATTCCATGTCTCGGCCACTGGGGGCTAACTTCTCGATCCCACATGGCAAAGCAAATGCTATGCTGCTACCAGCAGTTATGGATTATAATCGTCTGGCCTGCCCTGAAAAGCTTAAAGATGTTGCTTCAGCTCTCGGTGAAAATACAGATGGGCTTAGCCCTCGTGAAGGAGCTGTTGTCGGAGTTGAATCGCTGTTTGAAATATTCTCCGAAACGGGGTTACCCGCAACACTGGCTGAATACGGAGTTACAGAAAACGATCTTGAAGCACTGGCAGAAGACGCAATTGCTTCAGGTTCCACCGCTAATAATCCGAGAAAACCAATATTAAGCGACGTAATATCAATATATTCTTCTATTCTTGGCTCATAACCGTTTAGAAATAATCATGACCCGGGTTTTACTCCCGGGTCAATGTCTCAGAGGTTTAAGTATGAGTAAAATTATCGACCTTTCCGTTACCCAGAACGGCATAACTTTTCCCAATCCCTTTTTGCTTGCTTCGGCACCACCGACAGCATACGGGGAAAATATAATGCGGGCATTCGATCACGGATGGGGTGGTGCAGTGCTTAAAACACTCAAGCCTGACTTCATGGACATCAAGGATGTTACTCCGCGCTTTGCTACACTCAAAGATAAAAATAAAGTTCTTGGATTTCAAAATTTTGAACTGGTTACAAAGCGTTCTCTAGCCGATTGGCTTCCAGAGATAGAAGCGATAAAAAAGAAATATCCTAAGCATGGACTTATCGGCTCCATAATGGCTGATATAAAAAAAGAGTCGTGGCAGGAAATGGCCAAAAATGTTCAAGGAGCCGGATGTGACGGGCTTGAACTAAATTTTTCATGTCCTCACGGGATGCCGGAAAGAGGTATAGGTGCTGCTATCGGACAAGATCCAGAGATGGTTGAGCAGATAACCTCATGGGTCAAAGATGTGGCTGAAGTTCCGGTTTGGGTCAAAATAACTCCTAACGTTGCGACTCCGATTCCTCAAGCAGAAGCAGCTTTACGAGCTGGAGCAGACGGTTTGGCTGCAATTAATACAGTTCAATGCTTGATGGGTGTTGATATTGAAAATTTCAATCCCCTTCCTGCTGTGGAAGGCCAAACTACTTACGGAGGGTATTCCGGACGTGCTGTTAAGCCAATCGGACTGCGCATAGTTTCTCAGCTTGGCAAGATGGGAGTAAAATCAATTTCCGGTATCGGCGGAATTTCTGATTGGAAGGATGCGGTAGAATATATGCTGCTCGGCTCTACCACTGTTCAGGTGTGTACAGAAGTTATGCTACGTGGGTATGCTATAGTAGATACAATGATCGATCAGTTGACTGATTATCTTGGCCGTAAAGAAATATCTGCGATGGATTTAGTTGGCAAGGCACTACCATCCATCACCAACCATGAATCTCTTTCTCGGATACATCAGACTGTAATGCATGATCCTGAGCAATGTGTATCCTGTGGCAGATGTGTTATAGCTTGTTCTGATTCTGGCTATAGTGCTCTCAGAATGCTTAACCGCGAGATACTGCTGGAAACTGAAGAGTGTGACGGATGTTCCTTGTGCACTCATGTTTGTCCAACAGGCAGTATGTCTATGCGGGGAGCCTGCGCAAGACCTTAAATCTGTTTAATACAGTACTGATTACGAATTGTTTTACTGATAAGTAACCAATAATTTAAGGTGTTTTTATGTGTTGTTAGGATTTAAAATAGAGCAAGATCACAAGCCTTTTAGGCTTTTAATTCCCAAAAATCTTGTGGACGATTTAAATCGTAACTTGAAAAGAGGATTAGTACTGCTCAGTAAAGATCTT is a window from the Maridesulfovibrio zosterae DSM 11974 genome containing:
- the hydA gene encoding dihydropyrimidinase, which translates into the protein MTYDIILTGGLVVTASDTFKADVAIKNGQIAALSDSFDCKAIKTIDCSGKYILPGGIDVHTHMEMPFGGTTSKDTFETGSIAAAHGGTTSIVDFCIQGKGQSLREALDGWHAKADGKSCIDYAFHVAITDMTDEILSEMPEIIKQGYPSFKLFMVYDGLRVSDGTFLKALKVARDNGGLVCVHAENNDVVVNNIGELLAEGKTAPKYHAAARPPLAEGEATGRACKLARITDGPLYVVHLTCSESLEEVVRARKAGASVMAETCPQYLYLSTDNYEEPNFNGAKYVMSPPLRAAENQAPLWNALKNGDLQTVATDHCPFDFKGQKEMGKDDFTKIPNGAPGVEPRMSLLYKGVVEGRYSLNKMVEIASTNPAKIMGMYPQKGVIAPGADADICIFDPEKNGPINHAELHENVDYTTFEGINVPGRPVSTISGGKLIVDNQKWVGEKGKGGFIKRGAPIIL
- a CDS encoding YgeY family selenium metabolism-linked hydrolase, whose product is MLSKFNELSESMRDDVIAFTQKLIQTPSISGEEETLAKLTVEKMKELDYDEVFIDDIGNVVGIIKGDGSGPSVMYNSHMDHVDPGDLSNWKYDPYGGEIVDGYVHGRAASDVKSGMAAQIYAGALLKKAGVQLKGDFIYTGVVQEEPAEMYGMAYLCNNTFKERDITFDAMISSEATSMNLYLGHRGRIEMEVTTKGRTSHGSAPWRGVNAVYKMMPVIEEVQKLYENLPEDKFLGQASLALTIIDCKPGFLSIIPDVCTVALDRRLIRGETKEDAIGQIQEILDRLAAADPDFKAEVNVRTVRETSYKGISADCEKYMNPWAIEEDDAMVVKCVEALNAIGQKPGFGKWDFGTDASHITGVMGIPSIGYSPMEEEYAHTPYDCCKVDNIVKAVAGNAAIAIKIAG
- a CDS encoding aminotransferase class III-fold pyridoxal phosphate-dependent enzyme encodes the protein MTDEERYKEAKENDRKYMMHSWSVQEKLSPVLVTGCEGIYYWDETGKKYMDFGSQLVNLNIGHNHPKVQQAIKDQVDDICFIGPQFANETRGKLAKKIIELLPDNFGKCFFTIGGADANENAIKMARAFTGKTKIFSRYRSYHGATYGAISLSGDPRRPPVEPGIPGVVRFFDPYCYRCPFGHKYPDCKMECATHLEEIIGYENKDTCAAVLVESITGTNGVFVPPAGYMEKLREICDRNDMLLICDEVMTGFGRTGKMFGFENFDIKPDIITMAKGVNSGYVPLGVACVSQEIADWYESNMLWCGLTYSGHPVSCAAALATIEAYEEEKIVENSAALGEVLKEELLAMKEKHPSIGDVRVKGLFACIETVKDRETREPLVPWNGAPGVMGEVAAKMKELGVTMFVRWNFIFITPPLVITKEELLKGLSCISEALKIADAALEK
- a CDS encoding iron-containing alcohol dehydrogenase, coding for MSMQIFQAPGRIIFGCGSVNSVGEECAKYGTTALVVTGKSSAAKTGMLDKVSASLKESGVLPVLFAEVEQDPSVSTVNKGVTFAREKGCDVIVALGGGSPLDAAKAISLLLTNKGEIQDYEGFKPHKHGMPLIAIPTTAGTASEVTRFTVITDTERKLKMLVGGDGIIPKAALLDPELTLTMPAGVTAATGMDALTHAIEAYISRRAMPLTDIHAIKAIELIGGNLIKAVTDPENIIAREAMLLGQLHAGFAFSNSSVALVHSMSRPLGANFSIPHGKANAMLLPAVMDYNRLACPEKLKDVASALGENTDGLSPREGAVVGVESLFEIFSETGLPATLAEYGVTENDLEALAEDAIASGSTANNPRKPILSDVISIYSSILGS
- the preA gene encoding NAD-dependent dihydropyrimidine dehydrogenase subunit PreA, whose product is MSKIIDLSVTQNGITFPNPFLLASAPPTAYGENIMRAFDHGWGGAVLKTLKPDFMDIKDVTPRFATLKDKNKVLGFQNFELVTKRSLADWLPEIEAIKKKYPKHGLIGSIMADIKKESWQEMAKNVQGAGCDGLELNFSCPHGMPERGIGAAIGQDPEMVEQITSWVKDVAEVPVWVKITPNVATPIPQAEAALRAGADGLAAINTVQCLMGVDIENFNPLPAVEGQTTYGGYSGRAVKPIGLRIVSQLGKMGVKSISGIGGISDWKDAVEYMLLGSTTVQVCTEVMLRGYAIVDTMIDQLTDYLGRKEISAMDLVGKALPSITNHESLSRIHQTVMHDPEQCVSCGRCVIACSDSGYSALRMLNREILLETEECDGCSLCTHVCPTGSMSMRGACARP